From Aedes albopictus strain Foshan chromosome 1, AalbF5, whole genome shotgun sequence, one genomic window encodes:
- the LOC134285665 gene encoding bolA-like protein DDB_G0274169 isoform X1, producing MNIIPSLRAAFPSRTLITLVGSNALRTMATTASAHEKPIETAIHEGLTAKLTPVHLEVVNESYMHNVPKGSETHFKVLVVSGQFDGLPLIKRHRLVNEIVKEKLAGNFVHALSIEAKTPAQWNESYKLEPSPNCRGGFGK from the exons CAGCTTTCCCCTCGAGAACTCTGATAACATTGGTCGGTAGCAACGCGCTTCGCACAATGGCAACGACCGCATCTGCACACGAGAAACCTATCGAGACAGCCATACACGAAGGGCTTACGGCAAAATTGACCCCGGTGCACCTGGAGGTAGTGAACGAGTCCTACATGCACAACGTACCCAAGGGATCGGAAACGCACTTCAAGGTCCTGGTGGTATCCGGCCAATTCGATGGGCTGCCACTGATCAAG CGCCATCGTTTGGTGAACGAAATCGTCAAGGAAAAACTGGCCGGAAACTTTGTGCATGCCCTCTCAATCGAAGCCAAAACACCCGCCCAGTGGAACGAATCGTACAAGTTGGAACCCAGCCCTAACTGTCGTGGAGGTTTCGGGAAATGA
- the LOC134285665 gene encoding bolA-like protein DDB_G0274169 isoform X2: MNIIPSLRAFPSRTLITLVGSNALRTMATTASAHEKPIETAIHEGLTAKLTPVHLEVVNESYMHNVPKGSETHFKVLVVSGQFDGLPLIKRHRLVNEIVKEKLAGNFVHALSIEAKTPAQWNESYKLEPSPNCRGGFGK, encoded by the exons CTTTCCCCTCGAGAACTCTGATAACATTGGTCGGTAGCAACGCGCTTCGCACAATGGCAACGACCGCATCTGCACACGAGAAACCTATCGAGACAGCCATACACGAAGGGCTTACGGCAAAATTGACCCCGGTGCACCTGGAGGTAGTGAACGAGTCCTACATGCACAACGTACCCAAGGGATCGGAAACGCACTTCAAGGTCCTGGTGGTATCCGGCCAATTCGATGGGCTGCCACTGATCAAG CGCCATCGTTTGGTGAACGAAATCGTCAAGGAAAAACTGGCCGGAAACTTTGTGCATGCCCTCTCAATCGAAGCCAAAACACCCGCCCAGTGGAACGAATCGTACAAGTTGGAACCCAGCCCTAACTGTCGTGGAGGTTTCGGGAAATGA
- the LOC134285665 gene encoding bolA-like protein DDB_G0274169 isoform X3, producing the protein MATTASAHEKPIETAIHEGLTAKLTPVHLEVVNESYMHNVPKGSETHFKVLVVSGQFDGLPLIKRHRLVNEIVKEKLAGNFVHALSIEAKTPAQWNESYKLEPSPNCRGGFGK; encoded by the exons ATGGCAACGACCGCATCTGCACACGAGAAACCTATCGAGACAGCCATACACGAAGGGCTTACGGCAAAATTGACCCCGGTGCACCTGGAGGTAGTGAACGAGTCCTACATGCACAACGTACCCAAGGGATCGGAAACGCACTTCAAGGTCCTGGTGGTATCCGGCCAATTCGATGGGCTGCCACTGATCAAG CGCCATCGTTTGGTGAACGAAATCGTCAAGGAAAAACTGGCCGGAAACTTTGTGCATGCCCTCTCAATCGAAGCCAAAACACCCGCCCAGTGGAACGAATCGTACAAGTTGGAACCCAGCCCTAACTGTCGTGGAGGTTTCGGGAAATGA